TCTATAATACCCGACTGAGATGCACAGATTTGAGTCTCCATTTTCATTGCTTCTAAAATTAACAGTGCTTCGCCTTTAGAAACTTTTTGTCCTTCTTCTACTAATACTTTCCAAATATTTCCCGACATTGGTGCAGTAATTGCCGTATCAAGCGGTGTGCTTGCAGTTTGTTCTGCTGGTTTTGGTGTTGCAGATTTTTGTTTGGAACTCACCGCTTGTTCTACTATTACTTCGCCAGTAGGTTCTGGTTCAAAGGCATCAGGATTTCCCCGATTTTCAAGGAATTTCCAACCAATTTGCGGGAAAAGAGCGACAATTAAAACATCATCGATGACATTTTCTGATAGGGTTATGCCTTTCTCTTTGGCTTGCTGTTGAATTTCTGCTGAAAGTTTTTCCATTTCAGGTAAAAGGTGATCAGCAGGGCGATCAGTAATTGGCATTTTTCCATCAAGGACTTTTGCTTGTAACTCAGCATTTACTGGAGCAGGAGTTTTACCATATTCCCCTTTTAAAATCCCTGCTGCTTCATTTGCAATATTTTTATAACGCTCTCCAAGTAATACGTTGATTACTGATTGTGTGCCGACGATTTGTGATGTGGGCGTAACTAATGGAATGTAGCCTAAATCTTTACGTACTCGTGGAATTTCTTGTAAAACAAGGTCTAATTTATCCATCGCATTTTGTTGTTTTAGCTGGCTTTCAAGGTTAGTCAGCATACCGCCTGGGACTTGAGAAATTAAAATACGGCTGTCAGAACCCCGTAATTGCCCTTCAAATTGGCGGTATTTTTTACGGACTTCACGGAAATAGGCAGCAATTTTTTCTAATTTCTGGATATCTAGCCCCGTATCGTAAGGGGTATTGTGTAAAGTGGCGACTATTGCTTCGGTTGCAGGGTGTCCGTAAGTTCCACTCATTGATGAAATAGAGGTATCAATACCATCAACACCTGCTTCAATAGCTTTGAGCTGTGTCATTTCTGCGATACCAGTGGTCGAGTGGCAGTGTAAATGAAGTTGTATATCATATTGTTGTTTGATTGCACTGACTAAGCGTTCTGCTTCCATTGGTGTGAGAATACCTGACATATCTTTGATAACGAGAGAATCTATACCGATTTCAAGAAGTTGTTCGGTTAATTCTAGCCAAGTATTTAGAGAGTGAACGGGGCTTGTGGTGTAGCTTAGTGTACCCTGTGCGTGTCCACCATTAGATCTCACCGCTTGTAAGGCTTGTTTCATATTGCGAGGATCATTCATTGCATCAAATACTCGGAATACCGACATTCCATTTCTAATGGCTCGTTCTACAAATTTATCTACAACATCATCAGCATAGTGGCGATAGCCTAGTAAATTCTGCCCTCGTAATAACATTTGTAGCGGGGTTTTTGGCATTGCTTTTTTTAGCTCTCTTAAACGAATCCAAGGATCTTCGCCGAGAAAGCGAATACAGGCATCAAAAGTTGCACCTCCCCAAGCTTCAAGCGACCAGTATCCGATATCATCAAGTTCTTTTGCGATAGGTAACATATCATTTAGGCGTAAGCGGGTAGCAAAAAGTGATTGATGGGCATCTCGTAGTACAACGTCGGTGATTTTGATCTGTTTTGCTAAAGGAAGTTGAGGTGTCATTGTTGTTCTCCAAAAAGGGTTGATACCTTGTTGTTGCTATAATTAACTACATTTGTATTAAAAGAGAAATTGACGAAATTGTTAAGTAATTGTCAATAATAAGTTATCTTACTGTTTTTCAAAATGATTTCCACGACAGACTTCACATTTTTGCAAAATATTAAGGAAATTCGACCGCTTTTTTGCTAAGGTATGCCCATTTTTTGAGTTGAGAGATAAAGAATGAACGAGATAGAAGCCTCACCCGCTCCTGAATCAGAAACAACCCATTTTGGGTTTAAAACGGTAGCAAAAGAAGAAAAGCAACAGTTAGTGGCTAATGTTTTTCATAGCGTAGCAGACAAGTATGATCTGATGAATGATCTGCTTTCTTTCGGTATTCATCGTGTTTGGAAGCGATTTACAATTGATTGTAGTGGGGTGCGTAAAGGGCAGAAAGTGTTAGATCTTGCTGGGGGAACAGGCGATTTTAGTGCAAAGTTTTCTCGTATTGTAGGCGAGAGTGGAGAGGTTGTTCTTGCTGATATTAATAGCTCAATGTTGCAGGTTGGACGTGATAAATTGCGTAATTTGGGCATAGTAGGCAATGTGAATTACGTGCAAGCTAATGCCGAGAGTTTACCTTTTGCTGACAATACTTTTGATTGTATTGTGATTAGTTTTGGTTTGCGTAATGTAACAGATAAAGATAAAGCATTGCGATCAATGTATAGAGTGTTAAAGCCAGGTGGGCGTTTGTTAGTGTTGGAATTCTCCAAACCTATTATTGATCCATTAAGTCAAGTATATAATTTTTATTCGTTTAATATTCTGCCTAAAATTGGTGAAACTGTGGTTAATGATGGCGAAAGCTACCGCTATTTAGCAGAGTCTATCCGAATGCACCCAAAACAAGATGAGTTGAAAGCAATGATGGAAAATGCGGGGTTTGAAAGTGTGAATTATTATAATTTAAGTGCTGGTATTGTGGCATTACATAGGGGCTATAAATTCTAATGAGCAGTTTGTTACAACAGTTGATGTTGCCACAATTTGCCACAGCGGGGGCAGAGTCATTTTTTAATCATTTATTAGCACATTCGCCACATTTATCCCCTATTTTGCGTAAATTAGATGGGAAGATTTTGCATATTCAGCTTAATCAACCAACCTTTAGCAGCTTTATTCTCTTTAGTTCCCAAAGAACGGATTGGCTTTCTCTTTATGAAGGCGAACCTGATTGTTCGGTCAGCTTAGAAGCCAGTGCGTTACCGAAATTAGCGGATAAAGCGAAATTGACATCATTGATCAATGATAAAACGTTGATATTACAAGGTGATATTCAAGTTTTACAGCATTTTACGCAACTGCTTGATCAAATTGAAAAAGATCCTGCGGAATGGCTTTCCCCTTTTGTTGGTGATGTCATCGCTCAAACCACGACAGATTTTGTTCGTAACGTGTTTTACAAAGCGAAAAACCAAGTGGCTCGAAGTAGCCAAAATATGGTGGATAATTTGATGGTTGAGCGTCCAGTACTTGTTCATCGTTTAGAGGTGGCTCATTTTTGCGATCAAGTGGAATTGCTTGCCCAACAAGCGGTAAGATTAGAGCAACAATTTTCAACATTAACTATAGTGAGCAAAAAAGAGAGTTAGATGACTATAAAAAACCTCCGCCGTCTTTATCATATTATCCATACTTTTTTACGCTATGGGATAGATGAAGCGATCCCTAATGTGCCTGTTACTCGTTCGGCTCGATTGATGCGGAAATCATTATTTTGGGTAAAAAACCAATATCCAAATGAACCGCTGGGCGTACGTTTACGTTTGGCATTACAAGAACTTGGTCCTGTTTGGATAAAATTGGGTCAAATGCTTTCAACTCGTCGGGATATGTTCTCTCCTGAATTAGCTGATCAACTAGCGTTGCTACAAGACTCCGTTACTCCTTTTGAGGGTAAATTGGCACGGGAAATTATTGAACGAGCCTTAGGTGATAAATTGGAAACGTGGTTTGAAGATTTTGATGAAATAGCTCTTGCTTCAGCTTCGATTGCACAAGTCCATACTGCAAAATTTAATCAAAACCAACCGCTTGCAGGTAAAGAAGTGGTTCTTAAAGTGATACGTCCTGATATTGAAGCAGTGATTAAAGACGATTTGGCTTTAATGTATCGTTTGGCGGGCTGGATTCCTCGTTTATCAAAAGAAGGGAAACGATTACGGGCTACAGAAGTCGTTCGAGAGTATGAAAAAACGGTTTTAGATGAGCTAGATTTGCGTAAAGAAATGGCAAATGCAGTACGTTTACGAGCAAATTTTGAAGGTAGCGAAATGCTATATGTACCAGAAATGTATCAAGCTTTCTGCCATAAAAATGTGATTGTAATGGAACGAATTTATGGTATTCCTGTGTCAAATATCGCAGAACTTGAGGCGAATGGCACAGCAATGAAGTTATTGGCGGAGCGAGGGGTCACGGTATTTTTCACTCAAGTATTCCGTGATAGCTTTTTCCATGCGGATATGCACCCGGGTAATATTTTCGTCAATCCTAAGCATCCTGAAAATCCACAATATATTGGCATTGATTGTGGCATTGTTGGTACACTAAATCAGAATGATAAACGCTATTTAGCTGAAAGTTTTGTCGCGTTCTTTAATCGTGATTATCGCCGAGTTGCATTGCTACACGTAGAGTCTGGTTGGACACCTGCAGATACAGATATTGATGCGTTTGAGCAAGCTTTTCGTGAAGTATGCGAGCCTATTTTTGCTAAACCATTGTCAGAAATTTCGTTTGGGTTAGTCTTACTCAATTTATTTAATGTTGCTCGTGAATTTAATATGCAGGTACAACCCCAATTAGTACTACTGCAAAAAACATTACTTTATATTGAAGGCCTAGGGAGACAACTTTATCCACAATTAGATTTATGGCAAACAGCAAAACCGTTTTTACAAGATTGGCTTGATGAGCAAATGGGAGTGCAGTCGATGTTACGTCAAATTCAGCAACGTTTACCGCAATTTCGTGAGCATTTTGCTGAATTTCCTGAAGCAGTATTCCAAGCATTACAACAGCAAAAGCAAATAAATTACCGCCTTGCTGAAATTAATCAGAGTTTGAATAGCCAAAATAATATGGGGCTAGGGCAAGCGGTATTATTGAGTAGTATTTTTGTTGGGACTCTGTGGAAATTTGATGACATACCATT
This portion of the Vespertiliibacter pulmonis genome encodes:
- the ubiE gene encoding bifunctional demethylmenaquinone methyltransferase/2-methoxy-6-polyprenyl-1,4-benzoquinol methylase UbiE; translation: MNEIEASPAPESETTHFGFKTVAKEEKQQLVANVFHSVADKYDLMNDLLSFGIHRVWKRFTIDCSGVRKGQKVLDLAGGTGDFSAKFSRIVGESGEVVLADINSSMLQVGRDKLRNLGIVGNVNYVQANAESLPFADNTFDCIVISFGLRNVTDKDKALRSMYRVLKPGGRLLVLEFSKPIIDPLSQVYNFYSFNILPKIGETVVNDGESYRYLAESIRMHPKQDELKAMMENAGFESVNYYNLSAGIVALHRGYKF
- the ubiB gene encoding ubiquinone biosynthesis regulatory protein kinase UbiB encodes the protein MTIKNLRRLYHIIHTFLRYGIDEAIPNVPVTRSARLMRKSLFWVKNQYPNEPLGVRLRLALQELGPVWIKLGQMLSTRRDMFSPELADQLALLQDSVTPFEGKLAREIIERALGDKLETWFEDFDEIALASASIAQVHTAKFNQNQPLAGKEVVLKVIRPDIEAVIKDDLALMYRLAGWIPRLSKEGKRLRATEVVREYEKTVLDELDLRKEMANAVRLRANFEGSEMLYVPEMYQAFCHKNVIVMERIYGIPVSNIAELEANGTAMKLLAERGVTVFFTQVFRDSFFHADMHPGNIFVNPKHPENPQYIGIDCGIVGTLNQNDKRYLAESFVAFFNRDYRRVALLHVESGWTPADTDIDAFEQAFREVCEPIFAKPLSEISFGLVLLNLFNVAREFNMQVQPQLVLLQKTLLYIEGLGRQLYPQLDLWQTAKPFLQDWLDEQMGVQSMLRQIQQRLPQFREHFAEFPEAVFQALQQQKQINYRLAEINQSLNSQNNMGLGQAVLLSSIFVGTLWKFDDIPLWLSLPVLLLTLGIGLKKCFIKSLFDVNR
- the oadA gene encoding sodium-extruding oxaloacetate decarboxylase subunit alpha, whose product is MTPQLPLAKQIKITDVVLRDAHQSLFATRLRLNDMLPIAKELDDIGYWSLEAWGGATFDACIRFLGEDPWIRLRELKKAMPKTPLQMLLRGQNLLGYRHYADDVVDKFVERAIRNGMSVFRVFDAMNDPRNMKQALQAVRSNGGHAQGTLSYTTSPVHSLNTWLELTEQLLEIGIDSLVIKDMSGILTPMEAERLVSAIKQQYDIQLHLHCHSTTGIAEMTQLKAIEAGVDGIDTSISSMSGTYGHPATEAIVATLHNTPYDTGLDIQKLEKIAAYFREVRKKYRQFEGQLRGSDSRILISQVPGGMLTNLESQLKQQNAMDKLDLVLQEIPRVRKDLGYIPLVTPTSQIVGTQSVINVLLGERYKNIANEAAGILKGEYGKTPAPVNAELQAKVLDGKMPITDRPADHLLPEMEKLSAEIQQQAKEKGITLSENVIDDVLIVALFPQIGWKFLENRGNPDAFEPEPTGEVIVEQAVSSKQKSATPKPAEQTASTPLDTAITAPMSGNIWKVLVEEGQKVSKGEALLILEAMKMETQICASQSGIIEQLNVKAGDIVTAGDILITLTL
- a CDS encoding ubiquinone biosynthesis accessory factor UbiJ, producing the protein MSSLLQQLMLPQFATAGAESFFNHLLAHSPHLSPILRKLDGKILHIQLNQPTFSSFILFSSQRTDWLSLYEGEPDCSVSLEASALPKLADKAKLTSLINDKTLILQGDIQVLQHFTQLLDQIEKDPAEWLSPFVGDVIAQTTTDFVRNVFYKAKNQVARSSQNMVDNLMVERPVLVHRLEVAHFCDQVELLAQQAVRLEQQFSTLTIVSKKES